The following are from one region of the Methanobacterium alcaliphilum genome:
- the polX gene encoding DNA polymerase/3'-5' exonuclease PolX has product MQNEKVAKILNRIADFMEMKGDVYRMKAYRNAAHSVETLSKDIEDIAFHDQLKDLPGIGTAIAAKITEIIETGSLQYFEKLKKEYPVDFDALMAVEGLGPKTIKLFYEELGIKNLDDLERYAKRHHLRRLKGMGDKKERKILDSIEFARKHSSRKLLGYIMPLAESLKKQIEETGLAEQVEIAGSIRRRKESVGDIDILVISEKTAQIMDFFISMGEVAEIVINGPLKSTVRLKSGIECDLRVFGREVFGAALMYFTGSKELNVELRKLSISKGLKLSEYGLFEGKERVAGQSEKEIFNYLGLEYIAPEMRENRGEVEAAINGRLPDLISYSDINGDLETHSNWSDGKNTIGEMGRAAYKMGYEYMAITDHTGTDRIAGGLGEDELIKQMRMIDDLNDEFENFTILKGLEVNIDFNGNLDISNDILKDMDIVVGSVHSGKGLDVFGISQRILKAMENEYVNIIAHPTGRKIQEEKEYDLNLDKIFETSAGTDTFLEINSHPNRLDLRDIYIKKAVDFGCKLVINSDAHSINDLGRIDLGVATARRGWAEKKDVINTMNLKKLQKLLSV; this is encoded by the coding sequence ATGCAGAATGAAAAAGTGGCTAAAATATTAAATAGGATAGCTGATTTCATGGAAATGAAAGGTGACGTCTATCGAATGAAAGCATATCGAAATGCAGCACATTCGGTAGAAACACTATCAAAAGACATTGAAGATATTGCTTTCCATGACCAGCTAAAAGATCTTCCAGGTATTGGTACTGCCATTGCAGCTAAAATAACGGAAATTATAGAAACAGGGTCTCTTCAATATTTTGAAAAACTAAAAAAAGAGTATCCTGTTGACTTTGATGCATTAATGGCCGTAGAAGGATTAGGCCCAAAAACTATTAAACTATTTTATGAAGAACTGGGAATTAAAAATCTGGATGATCTAGAACGCTATGCCAAACGTCATCATTTAAGGCGGCTTAAAGGAATGGGTGATAAAAAAGAACGTAAAATTTTGGATAGTATTGAATTCGCCCGGAAACATTCCTCTCGAAAACTTTTAGGATATATAATGCCTCTTGCAGAGTCATTGAAGAAACAGATTGAAGAAACAGGCCTTGCAGAACAGGTAGAAATAGCGGGTTCTATAAGAAGACGCAAAGAAAGTGTTGGAGATATTGATATTCTGGTTATAAGTGAAAAAACTGCACAGATAATGGATTTTTTTATTTCTATGGGTGAAGTAGCGGAAATAGTGATTAATGGTCCTTTAAAATCCACGGTAAGATTAAAATCAGGGATTGAATGTGATTTAAGGGTATTTGGAAGAGAAGTTTTTGGTGCGGCTTTAATGTATTTCACAGGTTCTAAAGAACTCAATGTAGAACTTCGTAAACTTTCCATATCAAAGGGACTGAAATTAAGTGAATACGGATTATTTGAGGGTAAAGAGAGAGTGGCAGGTCAAAGTGAAAAAGAAATATTCAATTATTTGGGATTGGAATATATCGCACCAGAAATGCGTGAAAATAGGGGAGAGGTCGAAGCAGCAATTAATGGTAGGTTGCCTGATTTAATATCCTATTCTGATATTAATGGGGATCTAGAAACCCATTCAAATTGGAGTGATGGTAAAAATACTATAGGGGAGATGGGCAGGGCAGCTTATAAAATGGGTTATGAGTACATGGCCATAACCGACCATACTGGCACTGATAGAATTGCTGGGGGTCTTGGAGAGGATGAATTAATAAAGCAGATGAGGATGATAGATGATTTAAATGATGAATTTGAAAATTTTACTATTTTAAAGGGCCTGGAAGTTAATATAGATTTCAATGGAAACTTGGATATTAGCAATGATATTTTAAAGGATATGGATATAGTGGTGGGCAGTGTTCACTCTGGTAAGGGCCTGGATGTTTTTGGTATAAGCCAGCGTATATTAAAAGCAATGGAAAATGAATATGTTAATATAATTGCCCACCCCACTGGTCGCAAGATTCAGGAAGAAAAAGAATATGATTTAAATCTTGATAAAATATTTGAAACATCTGCTGGTACTGACACATTTTTAGAAATCAATTCACACCCTAATAGACTTGATTTAAGGGATATCTACATAAAAAAAGCAGTTGATTTTGGATGTAAACTGGTTATAAATAGTGATGCTCATTCTATTAATGATTTAGGGCGTATTGATTTGGGAGTTGCCACAGCGCGCAGAGGCTGGGCAGAAAAAAAGGATGTAATCAATACTATGAATTTAAAGAAACTGCAAAAATTGTTATCTGTTTAA
- a CDS encoding geranylgeranylglyceryl/heptaprenylglyceryl phosphate synthase, which produces MKVEAYFNDILKERKIHLTLLDPQEQTPQDAVEIAKAAVAGGSDGIMLGGSTTDASELDATAKALQENIDVPIVLFPGNTNGVSKYADAIFFMSLLNSANPYWIIGAQALGALTVKKAGIETIPMGYVVVEPGGTVGWVGDAKLIPRQKPDIAAAYAMAAEFMGMRLFYLEAGSGADQHVDPKMIGAVKKFTNHLVIVGGGIRSGQDAMEVAAAGADIIVTGTVVEDSDDVEEKIKEIVSGILSI; this is translated from the coding sequence ATGAAAGTTGAAGCTTATTTTAATGATATTCTAAAAGAACGCAAGATTCACTTGACCCTACTCGATCCTCAAGAGCAAACACCGCAGGACGCTGTTGAAATTGCAAAAGCTGCAGTGGCTGGAGGATCAGACGGTATTATGTTAGGAGGTTCCACAACTGATGCTTCTGAGCTGGATGCAACAGCTAAAGCCCTACAAGAAAACATTGATGTGCCCATAGTTCTTTTCCCAGGCAATACCAATGGTGTAAGCAAATATGCAGATGCTATTTTTTTCATGAGTCTTTTAAATTCCGCTAATCCTTATTGGATTATTGGAGCACAGGCATTGGGTGCACTGACAGTTAAAAAAGCAGGTATTGAAACCATACCTATGGGATATGTTGTGGTTGAACCAGGAGGCACAGTAGGATGGGTGGGAGATGCCAAATTGATTCCCCGCCAAAAACCAGACATTGCCGCGGCCTATGCTATGGCTGCAGAATTCATGGGAATGAGGCTTTTTTATTTGGAAGCCGGATCTGGAGCAGATCAGCACGTGGATCCTAAAATGATTGGAGCAGTTAAGAAATTTACCAACCATCTGGTAATTGTGGGTGGAGGAATACGCTCTGGTCAGGATGCCATGGAAGTAGCTGCTGCTGGTGCAGATATTATTGTAACTGGTACTGTGGTTGAAGACAGTGATGACGTTGAAGAAAAAATTAAAGAGATTGTAAGTGGAATTCTAAGTATATAA
- a CDS encoding 50S ribosomal protein L40e, with amino-acid sequence MARFEEAEKRLFNIKICLKCNARNPPSAKACRKCGYKGLRYKAKEPRG; translated from the coding sequence ATGGCTAGATTTGAAGAAGCAGAAAAACGATTATTCAATATCAAAATATGCTTAAAATGTAATGCTCGAAACCCACCAAGCGCTAAAGCGTGCCGAAAGTGCGGGTACAAAGGTTTGAGATATAAAGCAAAAGAACCGAGAGGTTAA
- a CDS encoding DUF367 family protein — translation MKVTVYHAEECDRKKCTTFKMAKKGKFKIVYHLNQIPRGAILLNPFAKKSVSREDREIVNKRGVSALDCSWKKVKGSSVMFKTSKYHRSLPFLVAANPTNYGKPCILSTAEAIAATFYIVGLRDIAEDIMSHFKWGPHFLTLNEELLEAYSRASNSADVVNVQNEFIGGQ, via the coding sequence ATGAAAGTAACGGTCTATCATGCTGAAGAGTGCGATCGTAAAAAATGCACCACTTTTAAAATGGCAAAAAAGGGAAAGTTTAAAATAGTATATCATCTTAACCAGATACCTAGAGGCGCAATTCTTTTAAATCCTTTTGCTAAAAAATCTGTATCTCGTGAAGACCGAGAAATAGTAAATAAAAGAGGAGTAAGTGCTTTGGACTGTTCTTGGAAGAAAGTAAAAGGCTCTTCTGTGATGTTTAAAACTTCTAAATACCATAGATCCCTTCCATTTCTAGTTGCAGCTAATCCAACTAATTATGGTAAGCCTTGTATTTTATCTACTGCTGAGGCAATTGCAGCAACCTTTTATATAGTTGGATTGAGAGATATAGCAGAAGATATTATGTCCCATTTCAAGTGGGGACCTCATTTTCTAACCCTCAATGAAGAGTTGTTAGAAGCTTATTCCCGCGCTTCCAATAGTGCGGATGTTGTTAATGTTCAAAACGAATTTATAGGAGGACAATAA
- a CDS encoding roadblock/LC7 domain-containing protein — protein MGKTKKEELDDALSSLMQVGQIKASGIVSKEGLLINSRTPPDVDARIFSALCSTIMGAAEAASNQMTTGIVSQISVKTDKGTIVLIPAGQKAILNALTEPDAQLGLILFEMESIASRVNKIMNNM, from the coding sequence ATGGGTAAAACTAAAAAAGAAGAACTTGATGATGCACTTAGCAGCCTTATGCAAGTGGGACAAATAAAAGCAAGTGGAATTGTTTCAAAAGAAGGGCTGTTAATAAATTCCAGAACGCCCCCAGATGTGGATGCCCGCATATTCTCAGCCTTATGTTCTACCATTATGGGGGCAGCAGAAGCTGCATCCAACCAGATGACCACAGGAATAGTTAGTCAAATTTCAGTTAAAACAGATAAAGGAACTATTGTATTGATTCCTGCAGGACAAAAAGCTATTTTAAACGCTTTAACTGAACCTGATGCACAATTAGGCCTTATCCTTTTTGAAATGGAATCTATTGCATCACGAGTCAATAAAATTATGAACAATATGTAA
- a CDS encoding VWA domain-containing protein, whose translation MRQLKNLIFPFTAIVGQEDVKKALILNAINPGIGGVLIKGDKGTGKTTSVRALADLLPLISVVKGCSFNCDPNNKDSLCEICQSRDMEIEEQKMRVVELPLGSTEDRVVGSIDIQKALKEGVKALEPGILAEANRNILYVDEINLLDDHLVDVLLDAAAYGVNNVEREGISISHPSEFILVGTMNPAEGELRPQLSDRIGLHIIVHSIHDITHRVAIMQRREQFEKDPESFKKSFEKDQQELLDKIIQARKIIGEIQIDNHSLELIARICVEAGVDGHRADIAILKTSKAIAAYQGRMKVTEDDLKEAITLVLGDRMPGNFYDPDRVQKQIEKAKSDMEKETQEENDSDQGPEDEDNSDKTPQTLDEDSEEEKGDENNQPSENPDNQNQNENSNNDTSQEEVTLEINMQEYDEKEDEDQKESQGKLKGQSLDNDKFRDDEIEADEEEVDIKKLLKMKGKKKERLYGKRVSSKTEKGKYVKSKMASPKPGDIAIDATLRAAALRSRGEIKVESDDLREKIRKHGARASIALVVDISGSMFSERKAHKIKGILNQIMKDADRHKDKISVIGFKGKDAEVIIPTTKRAISFQQKVDQIRVGGTTPMSSGLKKGLAILKNEKKSNEFIPMLVLLTDGMPNVGIDGSPSKEVMEIALELNENEIHTVVVNFEKSVSFGRNFNMEIAMASGGRYYELEELKNPGKVMGKILDYERGLF comes from the coding sequence GTGAGACAATTGAAAAATCTTATTTTTCCATTTACAGCTATTGTAGGTCAAGAAGACGTTAAAAAAGCCCTTATATTAAATGCAATTAACCCCGGTATTGGTGGGGTATTAATAAAAGGGGACAAAGGAACTGGTAAAACCACCTCTGTGAGGGCGCTAGCAGATTTATTGCCCTTGATATCAGTAGTTAAGGGATGTTCATTTAACTGTGATCCCAATAATAAGGATTCTCTCTGTGAAATCTGCCAATCTCGTGACATGGAAATTGAAGAGCAGAAAATGAGAGTAGTAGAACTTCCATTAGGATCTACTGAAGATCGTGTGGTGGGATCTATTGATATTCAGAAAGCATTAAAAGAAGGTGTGAAAGCATTAGAGCCGGGTATTCTCGCTGAGGCCAATAGAAACATCCTTTATGTGGATGAAATTAATTTACTGGATGATCATCTGGTTGATGTTCTTTTAGATGCTGCTGCATATGGGGTTAATAATGTGGAGCGTGAGGGGATTTCCATATCACACCCATCCGAATTTATATTAGTGGGAACCATGAACCCTGCTGAAGGAGAACTAAGACCTCAACTTTCAGATCGGATTGGTTTACATATCATAGTTCATAGTATACATGATATAACTCATAGAGTGGCGATTATGCAGAGAAGGGAACAATTTGAAAAAGACCCTGAGTCCTTTAAAAAATCATTTGAAAAAGATCAACAAGAGCTGTTGGATAAAATTATTCAGGCCCGAAAAATAATAGGTGAAATACAAATTGACAATCATTCACTGGAATTAATAGCCAGAATATGCGTGGAAGCCGGGGTTGATGGCCATAGGGCGGATATTGCTATCTTGAAAACTTCTAAAGCCATAGCTGCTTATCAAGGCCGAATGAAGGTAACTGAGGACGACTTAAAAGAAGCTATTACTCTTGTTTTAGGAGATAGGATGCCTGGTAACTTTTATGATCCTGATAGAGTCCAGAAACAAATTGAAAAAGCAAAAAGTGACATGGAAAAGGAAACTCAAGAAGAAAATGATTCGGATCAAGGGCCTGAAGATGAAGATAATTCAGATAAAACACCTCAAACTTTGGATGAAGATTCTGAAGAAGAAAAAGGAGATGAAAATAATCAACCATCTGAAAATCCGGACAATCAAAATCAAAATGAAAACTCTAATAATGATACTTCACAAGAAGAAGTTACTCTTGAAATAAATATGCAGGAATATGATGAAAAAGAGGATGAAGATCAAAAGGAATCTCAGGGAAAATTAAAGGGACAATCCTTAGATAATGATAAATTTAGAGACGATGAAATTGAAGCCGATGAAGAGGAGGTTGATATAAAAAAATTGCTTAAAATGAAAGGAAAGAAGAAGGAGAGGCTTTATGGTAAAAGAGTATCATCTAAAACTGAAAAGGGTAAATATGTGAAAAGTAAGATGGCATCCCCTAAACCTGGGGATATAGCGATAGATGCTACTTTGCGTGCTGCAGCTTTAAGATCGCGTGGGGAAATAAAGGTTGAAAGTGATGATCTAAGGGAAAAAATTAGAAAACATGGGGCTAGAGCTTCAATAGCCCTAGTAGTTGATATAAGTGGATCCATGTTTTCTGAGAGAAAGGCCCACAAAATAAAGGGAATATTAAACCAGATAATGAAAGACGCAGATCGCCACAAAGATAAAATAAGTGTAATTGGATTTAAAGGTAAGGATGCAGAAGTAATCATCCCTACAACTAAAAGGGCCATTTCATTCCAACAGAAAGTGGATCAAATCAGGGTCGGTGGAACCACACCAATGTCTTCCGGCCTAAAAAAAGGTTTAGCTATATTAAAAAATGAAAAAAAAAGCAATGAATTCATTCCGATGCTGGTTTTACTCACTGATGGGATGCCTAATGTGGGAATTGATGGGAGCCCTAGTAAGGAAGTAATGGAGATCGCTTTAGAATTAAATGAAAATGAGATTCACACTGTAGTTGTTAATTTTGAAAAATCAGTTTCATTTGGCCGTAATTTTAACATGGAAATAGCAATGGCTTCTGGGGGTCGTTACTATGAATTAGAAGAGCTTAAAAATCCAGGTAAGGTTATGGGCAAAATTTTAGATTATGAAAGGGGTTTATTTTAA
- a CDS encoding hydrogenase maturation nickel metallochaperone HypA, with product MCTVGGPMADIKMKKLKTKRCKCLDCGNEFKGIGKRVICPSCQSDNVECSQ from the coding sequence ATGTGTACTGTGGGTGGTCCCATGGCGGACATTAAAATGAAAAAATTAAAAACTAAACGTTGTAAATGCTTAGATTGTGGAAATGAGTTTAAAGGAATAGGTAAACGAGTAATATGTCCCTCATGCCAATCCGACAACGTGGAATGCTCCCAATAG
- a CDS encoding HEAT repeat domain-containing protein, which produces MTNVSGSKIDHMRLDHDFKELVQTLKSKDEYARKEAARALGQIGTENCIKYLLNALEDDNWGVRAVAAQALGNLADYRQSEVKEKITKAIQDKNWSVRCTALEALAHIEGINSIDEVSKALLDKDPHVQKMAFKILEEFKKKDDKEESLIY; this is translated from the coding sequence ATGACTAATGTTTCTGGATCAAAAATAGACCATATGCGTCTGGATCATGATTTTAAGGAACTTGTTCAAACCTTAAAAAGTAAAGATGAATATGCCCGAAAGGAAGCAGCCCGGGCACTGGGTCAAATTGGGACGGAAAACTGCATCAAATACCTTTTAAATGCTCTTGAAGATGATAATTGGGGTGTTAGGGCTGTTGCAGCTCAGGCTCTGGGAAATTTAGCAGACTATCGTCAGAGCGAAGTGAAAGAAAAAATTACAAAAGCCATCCAGGATAAAAACTGGTCGGTCCGGTGCACTGCTTTAGAAGCACTTGCCCATATTGAGGGAATTAATTCTATAGATGAAGTGTCAAAGGCATTATTAGATAAAGATCCGCATGTCCAAAAAATGGCCTTTAAAATATTAGAAGAATTTAAAAAGAAGGATGACAAAGAAGAATCCCTGATTTATTAA